In the genome of Flavobacteriaceae bacterium YJPT1-3, the window AAAGACACGCATTTTAGAAATATCCTGCAATCCTTCTCCAAAGAATTCCATCTGCATGGTTTCCGGTAGCATGTAATAACAAAGTCCAAAACAAGAAACGGCCACTAAAATAATGGAGGTCCAGTTCCCGATGTTCAAGGCGCCCATGACCTGAGCTTCCTTGGCATCATTGCTACTGATCTTTACCAACATGGTTCCAATCACGGAAATAATAATTCCCGCTCCTGCGATAGCCATGGGTAAAAGTACCGGGCCAATACCTGCAAATCCTTCGCTTACGATATTACCACCCATGTCTCGGATCACGTAATTACCAAGAACCATGGCTGCCAATACAGTGGCCACATACGAACCAAACAGGTCCGCTCCCATCCCGGCAACATCACCTACGTTGTCTCCTACGTTATCCGCAATGGTGGCTGGGTTTCTGGGATCATCCTCAGGAATTCCAGCTTCTACTTTTCCAACCAGGTCCGCTCCTACGTCAGCCGCTTTGGTATAGATCCCTCCACCTACACGAGCAAAAAGAGCGATTGACTCTGCACCCAGAGAGAAACCAGCAAGGGTTTCCAGGACAACGGTCATATCAGCTGTGGAAGTCCAAATTCCATCCATAAAGAAGTGGAAAAAGAAAATAAAGAAAGCTGTCAGTCCGAGTACGGCCAGGCCAGCAACACCAAGTCCCATGACGGTTCCACCGCCAAAAGAGATCTTCAGCGCTTGCGGAAGACTGGTACGGGCCGCTTGCGTAGTACGAACATTGGTTTTGGTGGCGATCTTCATTCCCACATTACCGGCGAACGCACTAAAAATAGCTCCGGCGATAAAGGCGATCACGATCAGCCAGTGTGTGGTAGGCACCACAAAAGATACGACGGCCAAGGCCACGCTGACCACGATAACAAAGATGGATAGTAAACGATATTCGGCACTTAGAAAGGCCAGGGCACCCTCGTAAATATGATCTGAAATTTCTTTCATTTTACCGTCTCCGGCATCCTGCTTTAAGACCCAGGATTGTTTAATAAACATGTAGATCAGACCCAAAACGGCAAGAGCGATGGGCATATAAATCATCAGTGCTTCCATATTAAATTTTTGATTTTTTAAGCGTTTTTAAAGTGGCGCTAAAGTAAACAAAATAGGCCGAACCTGAAAAGCAAAAATCGGTCGGCCTGATTAGGATGATAAGTCGTTGAAAATTAGCGGATACTCACTTCTCTGAGGGGCGTATCGCTTTCGCGAAAGCGCACAACGCATTTGGCTACAATGTCCTTAGCCTCTTCAACATCGCCCCAGCCTCCAACATCCACTTTCTTTTTCTCCAGGTCTTTATACACCTGAAAAAAGTGCTCGATTTCTTTAATGAGATGGTCATTGAGTTCGTTCAGGTCATTCACCCGACTGGAGATAGGATCACTAACCGGTACGCAGATGACCTTTTCATCGGGTCCTTTTTCATCGGCCATGTGGAAAACTCCAATGGGTTTTACCTCGATCACACAACCGGGGAAGGTAGGTTCTGTAACCAAAACCAATACGTCTAAGGGGTCGCCATCCAGAGCCAAAGTTTCCGGAATAAAACCATAATCGGCCGGATACATCATGGAAGAAAAGATCATCCGGTCATAACGAATTTTTTTCAACTCGAAGTCGTATTCATATTTATTTCGGCTTCCTTTGGGGATTTCAATCAGTACGTCAAAACTGTTCACTCGATCTGCAGTCATAATTCATTTTTTGGGTGAGGAACACTAGATAACTTCCTCATAGTCAATTTAGGGGCTGCAAAAATACGGTGAAACCCATGTTCGTACAAGGGCTGACTCCAAAAATTAAAAAGAAAATCCAAAGGCTCCGGTCACTCCGAAGCTTCGGGCTTCGGGCAGGTCTAGATAATTACCCCTAAAGTGGAAGTCCAATCGGAAAATCCTAAAAATGTTCCCGACGCCCACGCTATACTCGTAATAGGGTGTAGCATTAGGCGCCAAATAGACCTGATCGGAAGCGTTGAGCAATATATTTTCATCTGAAATCCTTCCCATGGCCGCACGAAATCCGATGATCTCTCGAAGATTCAGCTTTTTTAAGAATGGGATTCGGCTAAAAATGCGACCACCAAAATTGTGCTCCACGTGCAAGGTGGCGTACTCATCGGTCACGAATTCATAAAAATTCAATTGGGGAAAGGTTCCATAGATGGAAAACAAGGTTTGATTACCCGGTATGACGCTCAGCAGACCCAGAGGCACTTCTCCAAAGGTCTTACCCGCCTCTATGGTGGTTGATAGGACGCCTACCCCACCAACTCTCCAGGGCTGGCGGTAGGACATCTGCACTTTGCTGTAGTCAAAATCGCTGTCCAAGACTCCCTTAATACCTCGAGTGTATCCCACAAATACGGTTGGAAACCACTCATTGGCTACCATACGTTCTACGCCATACTTGGCCGTTCTTTTTCCGGGTTCCCAAATCGCACTGGTAGCGATCTCCGCCTGTTCTATCCTGCCCGAGGTTTCGGTGCGAGCCTCATTGGTAAAGTATTCCAGGCTGAAGGTAGGTGAGGCACTCTCCAGGGTACGGTAGGTGAAATCAGTGCGAAGCACCAGATTCTTCAGTGGTTCGGCTTCTATGGCGACGTTCGCCAACTTGACACTGGTCAATTGATCGTTATTCCCCACCGTGATCAAGGAGGAGGAGGCCAGATTGCGTCCCAATACATCGGTAGAGGTCGTTAGGCTGGCACCTGTTTGCTCTACATCCTGCCGGTAACCTCCGGAAATGATAAACCGACTCTTTTTGTCGAGCAACCACTTCCCACTCAGTCCAAATTTGAACTTTTGATCTTTAAATCCGTAGGCTCCAAAACCTTCCAGACGCCAGGGGTCATTCTGCCCGAAATACGTACGGCCTCCAGCGCGAATACGCAAGCCTTCCACATCATTAAAACCAAAGGTGGAGAAGACCGGGCCGAAATCAAAATTAAGTGCAGGAAACTCCCAGTAGCCCGAAGCAAGCACCGAACCTACATTGTAGAGGGTCTTGAATCGCGGCACGGTCTTGAGGGTGTCCAACATTTTATAAATGCCCTTTTCATCCTGATTCAGGCTTTCCATGCGGTTTTCATCCCAGAATTCATCAGGACGGTTGTACACCTCATAGTCATAATCGTACACCCGTTTGTTGTAAAACTCAGGATCTTTCTCATTATCAAACTCGTAATTATCGTAGAGCGTGGTCCGTTTCCCGTAGATTCCCCGGGCCTCTTCTTTTTTACGCAAGGCAAAGTCGGAGAGGAAGTAGTCCCGTGTGATCAGAAAAACACTATCATTCAACACCTCAAACTCCTGCTCGATGTAAATTTCTTTGACCCAGTTGATGTTCGCACTTTTACTCACCTGCATATTAATCTCCTTGACCGCCCAGGTAGAGTCATTCACCCAAAAATCACCTTTGAAGGTCAACTCATTTTTTCGACGTGGGTAGTAGATGATGTTGTAACACCATTTATTGTCGATGTAAGCACTGTCAGAAAGAATATAGTTATAGGTCTGAATTCCGGTTCGCGACAGTGGACTCGTAAAGCTTTTATCAAAGAACTTCAGATAATTGTCATAAATATTGAAGTCGGAGTACAGGTCATTAACAAAAGAAATGATGGTTTGGTTGTTGTCAAAACCACTGTTCTTATTTCCGAGCAGGTCTTCTTTTTCTTTTCCTAATAGATTATCGCCAAATACAGTACTTCGCGCCTCATTGATGAATACAGGAAGGTAGGTTTTCCCGGTGATTCTTGAGGTATCTGTCTTTTCAAAGATAAATTCGATACCGTTAAAGATTTTGCTATTGATGAGGGCGCTGTCAATGGTATTCAGATCGAATTCTACTTTCTCGTATTTATCGTATTTGTATTGCTTGACCTGACTCAGTCCGTTCTGCCGTTTATTAGCCCAGATTTTACGAAGGATATCAATAGCGGGATTGTTCTTTTTGGGTTGCTTACCACTGTACACAACTACTTCAGACATCGACTCTGCTTCTTGCTCCAGCACGATGCTCATGTTGTAATTGACTCGTTTTTCGAGTTCAATTTCGCGAGAAGCGAAACCGATAAAAGACACTTTTATGGCCGAGTAGGTATCGTCAGATTCCAGATAGAACCGTCCTTCTTCATTGGTGATCGTTCCCTCTGTAGACCCTACATACACCACATTGGCGTAGGGAATAGGATTACCCAGGTCATCGTATACGTAGCCTCCCACTTTGGTCTGTGCCAAAAGTGCCAGGGGAATTAAAAAGAGAAGCAGGATAAGTTTCTTCATATAAAAAACAAAGGCTTCAAAGTCGGTCTGCGCTTTGAAGCCTTACAATATACGTTCTTAAGGTTTATTTATACATCACCTTTTTTACCGCCTTGATGACATCGTCGCTGTTGGGTAGCCATTCTTCCAATAAAACGGGAGAATAGGGTGTTGGCGTATCTGCAGTATTGATTTTTACAATGGGAGCATCCAGGTAGTCAAAGGCATCCTGTTGTACTCGGTAGGTAATCTCTGTGGCTACATTGCCAAACGGCCAGGCCTCTTCCAGAACTACCAGGCGGTTGGTTTTTTTGACTGAATTGAGCACCGCATCATAATCCAAGGGACGTACCGTACGCAGATCGATAATCTCACAGGAAATATCTTCTTTCGCCAATTCGTCAGCGGCTTTGTAAGCTTCTTTAATGATCTTTCCGAAAGAGACGATGGTCACATCGGTACCTTCTCGCTTGATGTCAGCTACTCCCAAAGGAGTCACGTATTCACCCTCGGGCACCTCTCCTTTATCACCGTACATCTGTTCGCTCTCCATAAAGATGACCGGGTCATCATCACGGATGGCTGCTTTCAGTAAGCCTTTGGCATCGGCAGGATTGGAAGGCACGACTACTTTAAGTCCGGGACAATTGGCAAACCAGCTTTCAAAAGCTTGAGAGTGGGTAGCCCCTAATTGACCGGCAGAAGCGGTAGGTCCTCTAAAAACGATGGGGATATTGAACTGCCCACCGCTCATCTGACGCATTTTCGCGGCATTATTGATGATCTGGTCAATACCCACCAGAGAGAAATTGAAGGTCATGAATTCAATAATAGGACGGTTGCCATTCATGGCACTCCCAACACCTATCCCGGAAAAACCCAATTCAGAGATGGGCGTATCGATCACACGATCCGGACCAAATTCATCCAGCATGCCTTTGGAGGCTTTATAGGCTCCATTGTACTCGGCCACTTCTTCTCCCATCAAATAGATGGATTCATCGCGACGCATTTCTTCACTCATGGCCTCACAAACGGCCTCCCGAAACTGGATGGTCTTCATATTTTTTTAGCTATTTTCAATAGGAAAACAAAAGTAATCATTTAGCCTCCTGTAAAAAACTCCATTTTATGAAAAATTTACTATGCATGCATAGTAAATTCATTCCATTTATCTTATTTTTGCAACGAAAACGTAATAGTATCCCTCAAAATATTGAATTATGAAAATATTAGTGTGCATCAGTCATGTACCTGACACCACTTCAAAGATCAATTTTAATTCAGACAATACCGAGTTTGATACCAATGGCGTACAGTTTGTCATTAACCCGAATGATGAGTTCGGACTCACTCGCGCCATGTGGTTTAAGGAAAAGCAAAACGCTACGGTAGACGTTGTCAATGTTGGCGGTCCCGAGACTGAGCCAACTTTGCGCAAAGCCTTGGCTATTGGCGCTGATAGTGCCATTCGAGTCAATACATCCGCACTGGATGGTTATCAGGTAGCCAAAGAACTGGCTAAAGTAGCGCAAGACGGAGGATACGACCTTATCATTGCCGGTCGGGAGTCGATCGACTACAATGGCGGAATGGTACCCGGCATGCTTGCCGGTCTCCTTGGCGCTTCTTTCGTCAATAAATGCATCGCCCTGGAGGTAGAAGGAAATTCAGCCACGGCCGTTCGTGAAATTGACGGGGGTAAAGAAACCCTGAGTACTACGCTTCCTTTGGTCATTGGCGGTCAGAAAGGTCTTGTAGAAGAAAGTGACCTGCGCATTCCTAATATGCGAGGTATTATGATGGCACGCAAAAAACCACTGAATGTAGTGGAGCCCCAAGGCGCTGATGCCGAAACAAAAGCGGCCAGCTTTGAAAAACCGGCCCCTAGAGGTGATGTGAAACTCGCGGAGAGCGTAGACGAACTCATCGAAATGCTTCATAACGACGCAAAAGTCATTTAAAAAAATTAGCACATGTCAGTAGTAGTATATACAGAATTCGAAGAAGGAAAATTTAAAAAAACGGCTCTTGAGGTAGCCAGCTATGCAAAAGGTATAGCCAATCAGATGGGCACCTCAGTAATCGCCATTACGTTTAACGCCGATGATACAGCCGTTTTGGGCAATTATGGTGTAGATAAGGTCTTAAACCTCAAAGAGGAGCAACTGAATACCTTCGTTGCCTCCGCTTTCGCGAAAGCGATCGCCGAAGCAGCCCAGGCCGAACAAGCCAAAGTAGTCGTGTTGAGTTCCAGCGCAAATAGCAATTATCTGGCGCCGCTGTTGGCCGTGCATTTGAAGGCAGGTTATGCTTCCAACGTAGTCGCACTTCCAACAAGTACGGACCCCTTTACGGTGAAGCGTACTGCCTTTACCAACAAAGCCTTCAATCATACGGTGATCTCAACGGATACGAAGATCATCGGACTATCCAAAAACGCCTATGGTTTAAAAGAGCATGAAGGTGCCGCTACCGAAGAAGCTTTTTCAGTTTCTCTTGGGGAAGACGATTTTGGCGTGAAGGTAGAAAACGTAGATAAGGCCACCGATAAAGTGACCATCGCCGATGCTGAAATCGTGGTTTCGGCAGGTCGCGGACTCAA includes:
- a CDS encoding electron transfer flavoprotein subunit beta/FixA family protein → MKILVCISHVPDTTSKINFNSDNTEFDTNGVQFVINPNDEFGLTRAMWFKEKQNATVDVVNVGGPETEPTLRKALAIGADSAIRVNTSALDGYQVAKELAKVAQDGGYDLIIAGRESIDYNGGMVPGMLAGLLGASFVNKCIALEVEGNSATAVREIDGGKETLSTTLPLVIGGQKGLVEESDLRIPNMRGIMMARKKPLNVVEPQGADAETKAASFEKPAPRGDVKLAESVDELIEMLHNDAKVI
- a CDS encoding inorganic diphosphatase, with the translated sequence MTADRVNSFDVLIEIPKGSRNKYEYDFELKKIRYDRMIFSSMMYPADYGFIPETLALDGDPLDVLVLVTEPTFPGCVIEVKPIGVFHMADEKGPDEKVICVPVSDPISSRVNDLNELNDHLIKEIEHFFQVYKDLEKKKVDVGGWGDVEEAKDIVAKCVVRFRESDTPLREVSIR
- a CDS encoding electron transfer flavoprotein subunit alpha/FixB family protein, with the translated sequence MSVVVYTEFEEGKFKKTALEVASYAKGIANQMGTSVIAITFNADDTAVLGNYGVDKVLNLKEEQLNTFVASAFAKAIAEAAQAEQAKVVVLSSSANSNYLAPLLAVHLKAGYASNVVALPTSTDPFTVKRTAFTNKAFNHTVISTDTKIIGLSKNAYGLKEHEGAATEEAFSVSLGEDDFGVKVENVDKATDKVTIADAEIVVSAGRGLKGPENWEMVEEMADILGAATACSKPVSDLGWRPHSEHVGQTGKPVAANLYIAIGISGAIQHLAGINASKTKVVINNDPEAPFFKAADYGIVGDAFEIVPELNEKLKAFKASNS
- a CDS encoding pyruvate dehydrogenase complex E1 component subunit beta, translated to MKTIQFREAVCEAMSEEMRRDESIYLMGEEVAEYNGAYKASKGMLDEFGPDRVIDTPISELGFSGIGVGSAMNGNRPIIEFMTFNFSLVGIDQIINNAAKMRQMSGGQFNIPIVFRGPTASAGQLGATHSQAFESWFANCPGLKVVVPSNPADAKGLLKAAIRDDDPVIFMESEQMYGDKGEVPEGEYVTPLGVADIKREGTDVTIVSFGKIIKEAYKAADELAKEDISCEIIDLRTVRPLDYDAVLNSVKKTNRLVVLEEAWPFGNVATEITYRVQQDAFDYLDAPIVKINTADTPTPYSPVLLEEWLPNSDDVIKAVKKVMYK
- a CDS encoding DUF5686 family protein, whose amino-acid sequence is MKKLILLLFLIPLALLAQTKVGGYVYDDLGNPIPYANVVYVGSTEGTITNEEGRFYLESDDTYSAIKVSFIGFASREIELEKRVNYNMSIVLEQEAESMSEVVVYSGKQPKKNNPAIDILRKIWANKRQNGLSQVKQYKYDKYEKVEFDLNTIDSALINSKIFNGIEFIFEKTDTSRITGKTYLPVFINEARSTVFGDNLLGKEKEDLLGNKNSGFDNNQTIISFVNDLYSDFNIYDNYLKFFDKSFTSPLSRTGIQTYNYILSDSAYIDNKWCYNIIYYPRRKNELTFKGDFWVNDSTWAVKEINMQVSKSANINWVKEIYIEQEFEVLNDSVFLITRDYFLSDFALRKKEEARGIYGKRTTLYDNYEFDNEKDPEFYNKRVYDYDYEVYNRPDEFWDENRMESLNQDEKGIYKMLDTLKTVPRFKTLYNVGSVLASGYWEFPALNFDFGPVFSTFGFNDVEGLRIRAGGRTYFGQNDPWRLEGFGAYGFKDQKFKFGLSGKWLLDKKSRFIISGGYRQDVEQTGASLTTSTDVLGRNLASSSLITVGNNDQLTSVKLANVAIEAEPLKNLVLRTDFTYRTLESASPTFSLEYFTNEARTETSGRIEQAEIATSAIWEPGKRTAKYGVERMVANEWFPTVFVGYTRGIKGVLDSDFDYSKVQMSYRQPWRVGGVGVLSTTIEAGKTFGEVPLGLLSVIPGNQTLFSIYGTFPQLNFYEFVTDEYATLHVEHNFGGRIFSRIPFLKKLNLREIIGFRAAMGRISDENILLNASDQVYLAPNATPYYEYSVGVGNIFRIFRLDFHFRGNYLDLPEARSFGVTGAFGFSF